A window of the Phoenix dactylifera cultivar Barhee BC4 unplaced genomic scaffold, palm_55x_up_171113_PBpolish2nd_filt_p 000373F, whole genome shotgun sequence genome harbors these coding sequences:
- the LOC103699816 gene encoding chitin elicitor receptor kinase 1-like, producing MQSNRFMKALHLFKVMQLEKSAKPDVMKAAIKKMDMQSSKEFFAELNVLTHVHHFNLVRLLGYCIKDSLFLVYEYIENGNLSQHLRGSGRNPLPWSARVQIALDSARGLEYIHEHTVPQYIHRDIKSANILIDKNFRGKVADFGLTKLSEFGILPDPTRAVGTFGYMPPEYAQLGDVSTKVDVYAFGVVLYELISAKEAVVKAGAATEFMGLVALFEDALGQPEPREHLRKLVDPRLGDNYPIDSVYKMAQLAKACTQLEPQLRPSMRSIVVALMILSSSTEDLDIDALYGNPALANLMSGR from the exons ATGCAGAGTAACAGGTTCATGAAGGCTCTGCACCTCTTTAAAGTGATGCAACTGGAGAAGAGTGCAAAGCCAGATGTGATG AAAGCTGCAATCAAGAAGATGGATATGCAATCATCTAAAGAATTCTTTGCAGAACTGAACGTTCTGACCCATGTTCATCACTTCAATTTG GTGCGTTTATTAGGCTATTGCATCAAGGACTCTTTATTTCTTGTTTATGAATATATTGAGAATGGCAATTTAAGCCAACATTTGCGTGGGTCAG GCAGGAATCCACTGCCATGGTCTGCTAGAGTTCAGATTGCTCTTGATTCGGCAAGGGGTTTAGAGTATATTCATGAGCATACAGTTCCACAATATATACATCGTgatatcaaatcagcaaacattTTGATAGACAAGAATTTCCGTGGAAAG GTTGCAGATTTTGGGTTAACAAAACTTTCTGAATTTGGAATTTTGCCAGATCCTACTCGTGCTGTTGGAACATTTGGTTACATGCCTCCAGA GTATGCTCAGTTAGGTGATGTCTCTACAAAAGTGGATGTATATGCATTTGGTGTTGTCCTATATGAACTTATTTCAGCCAAAGAAGCTGTGGTGAAGGCAGGAGCGGCAACAGAATTTATGGGCTTAGTTGCTCTG TTTGAGGATGCTCTTGGCCAACCCGAACCGAGAGAGCATTTGCGAAAACTGGTTGATCCAAGGCTAGGTGACAACTACCCGATCGACTCGGTTTATAAG atgGCCCAGCTTGCTAAGGCCTGCACCCAGCTGGAGCCTCAACTGAGGCCAAGCATGCGATCCATTGTGGTTGCATTGATGATACTATCATCCTCTACCGAGGATTTGGACATTGATGCCTTATATGGAAACCCAGCTCTCGCCAATCTCATGTCAGGAAGGTAG
- the LOC103696178 gene encoding xyloglucan endotransglucosylase/hydrolase protein 9-like, translated as MGSQSNRLLCCLSLAMLLISVSSAKFSDLFQPYWGADNIVALGEPLKLALDSTSGCGFGSKKKYLFGQASMQIKLVEGDSAGTVTAFYMSSDGPNHNELDFEFLGNLSGEPYLVQTNVYVDGSGNREQRHSLWFDPTIDFHTYSILWNHHHIRFLVDGIPIRVFANKEANGIPYPRDQAMGVYGSVWNADDWATQGGRVKTNWSHAPFVSAFRAFEIDACELPAEAAGAERCEGGGAFWWDAAGMSGLSPHQQRQLRWVRKRHLVYDYCKDTARSSEMPGECLN; from the exons ATGGGGTCTCAGTCCAACAGGCTTCTTTGTTGCCTATCTCTTGCAATGCTGCTGATCTCAGTGAGCTCTGCCAAATTCAGTGACCTCTTCCAACCATATTGGGGAGCAGACAACATAGTAGCACTCGGAGAGCCACTGAAGCTCGCCCTAGATAGTACTTCAG GATGTGGGTTTGGATCCAAAAAGAAGTACCTGTTTGGCCAAGCCAGCATGCAGATAAAACTTGTGGAAGGTGATTCAGCTGGCACTGTGACAGCCTTCTAC ATGTCCTCCGACGGCCCCAACCACAACGAACTAGACTTCGAGTTCCTTGGCAACCTCTCCGGCGAGCCCTACCTCGTGCAGACCAATGTCTACGTCGACGGTTCGGGAAATCGCGAGCAGCGTCACAGTCTCTGGTTCGATCCGACCATCGACTTCCACACCTACTCCATCCTGTGGAACCATCACCACATCAG GTTTCTGGTAGATGGGATACCCATACGGGTGTTCGCCAACAAAGAAGCTAATGGGATCCCCTATCCAAGGGACCAAGCAATGGGAGTCTACGGCTCGGTGTGGAACGCCGACGACTGGGCGACGCAGGGGGGAAGGGTGAAGACCAACTGGAGCCACGCGCCCTTCGTTTCGGCATTCCGGGCCTTCGAGATCGACGCGTGCGAGCTCCCGGCGGAGGCAGCCGGGGCGGAGCGGTGCGAGGGGGGAGGGGCGTTCTGGTGGGATGCTGCCGGGATGAGCGGGCTCAGCCCGCACCAGCAGCGGCAGCTCAGGTGGGTGAGGAAGAGGCACTTGGTGTATGACTACTGTAAGGATACCGCAAGGTCCAGCGAGATGCCTGGAGAATGCTTGAACTGA
- the LOC120105818 gene encoding F-box protein At1g47056-like, protein MALFLNGTPLTNPPSHRQRWQVRTERRANVVAVPRLRRPQAVLPRCRRWLVVEGQSRHRLSLDSRAALLEAAPSLFSRFDGVSKLALKCDRRSDSIGDEALDLISLRCPNLTRLKLRACRALTERGMAALAKHCPNLRKLSCGSCTFGAKGVEAVLRGCPLLEEISIKRLRGWIW, encoded by the exons ATGGCCTTGTTTCTTAATGGTACACCTTTAACTAATCCACCTTCCCATAGGCAAAGGTGGCAAGTGAGGACGGAGAGGAGAGCAAATGTTGTGGCCG TCCCTCGGCTCCGGCGACCGCAAGCGGTGCTCCCTCGTTGCCGGCGATGGCTCGTCGTCGAGGGTCAGAGCCGCCACCGCCTCTCCCTAGACTCCCGTGCCGCCCTCCTGGAGGCCGCCCCGTCCCTCTTCTCCCGCTTCGACGGCGTATCCAAGCTTGCCCTCAAATGCGACCGCCGCTCCGACAGCATCGGTGACGAGGCCCTCGACCTGATCTCCCTCCGCTGCCCCAACCTCACCCGCCTCAAGCTCCGCGCCTGCCGTGCCCTCACGGAGCGGGGCATGGCCGCGCTCGCCAAGCACTGCCCCAATCTCCGCAAGCTCTCGTGCGGCTCCTGCACCTTCGGCGCCAAGGGCGTGGAGGCCGTCCTCCGGGGGTGCCCCCTCCTGGAGGAGATCTCCATCAAGCGCCTTCGTGGCTGGATTTGGTGA